A stretch of DNA from Telopea speciosissima isolate NSW1024214 ecotype Mountain lineage chromosome 5, Tspe_v1, whole genome shotgun sequence:
TCTAACGCTTATACGAATCTTGCCTCTGCAACCTGATATCATCGTTGAATTTCTTAATGAAGGTTTCAACTCGCCGATTCAACTCATCATGGCTAAGCGATTTCTCCCTCTTCAGTCCACCATCACTACCTCTCGATGATGCCGATGACGCAGACAAAGCTGAAGACGAAGCATCATTGAAGGTCTCTGACTTTCTCAGCTCCTTTCGATTGGCCACCGCTGGTGCCGATTCCAGATTCGAGTCAGGAACAATCACATGAGATGGAACGTCCCATGTCTCGCTCTTCTTCAGGTGCCGTGGCAATGGCTTTCCTCTCCCATCGGTGATCATCTTCCATGTAGCGTCGAACGTTTCGTTCTGTTTCTTCGGTTTGGCCACGCCCAATGGTTTCGCTGTCTTCTGTAGTGCCGCCACCGATTTACCGATTCTTCGACTGGTCTCCGACGAAGTTCCGGCGGCGAAACGAGAGGAAACAAAGAGATCTGTTTTGGCTTTCTTGAGAGAACGAGAATGGGAAAAATGAAGGAGACGGtggagagggaaggagaaggaagggttTTGTAAATACGAAGGGTTTGGTATACCATCGATTCAAGtattaaagattaaaaaaatataaaaatttagaTACTAAAGGGTaccaatatttttataaaaaataatcaaaaaagagaaaaagagaatggtGGAATCATGTTATTTAGTGGTATTTAAATAAGAATGATGGATAAAGTAGTCAAGTGAAAAAATAGCCACGAAGCATGCATTCAtgtatttatataatagtagATAGACAGATAGATAGAtaaatagatagatagatagataggtTGAGTTTAATGACATTTTTAAGATTCTAAGAAGTGAACAAAACTTCCTTCTTTGTGTGATGTCCACATTCTCACTAAAAAAGATTTCACTTTTAGAAAAATTGATCTCCTGTTCTGAAATATCAGATAATAGGTCTAGGATTGATTTGATGGTGAGTATATCTTCATCAGTGGCCCTATAGAAAACAAAAGTGTCATTTGCAACTAATAGATCGGTTATTTTTGGGGTTCCTCTTGCAATTTGTATACCTTTGAACGACCTTAACTCTCTATAGGTTGCTAGAAGTCTAAACAGAACCTCCATTGCAATAAGAAAGAGATAGGAACTCATAGGGGCAACCTTGTTGGTGAGTCCTTTCTGGTTTTAGGAAGCCAAAACGACTGCCttcaattttgaaagaaaagatgTGGTTGAGATGAGGGTCTGAATAAGAGAAACCCAGCTAGAATTGAAGCCTAGATAATTAAAGAGATTACATATCAAGGGCCATTCTACCCTGTCATAAGTTTTGGTCATGTCTATTTTAATGGTCACTTACCTAGTTTTACTTTTTTCTAATTGAGGTAGTGAAAAATCTCTTGGGCAATGATAATGTTATCTGAGATTTGTTTTACAGGTAAAAGTGCCGCCTAGAAGGGTGagataataaaagagagaatgcCTTTTAACCTACTAGCCATGAtctttgtaataattttataagaTACATTACACAAGCTAATCGATCTAAACTTAGAGACTGAGGTGGCATTTCTTTTTTGAGAATCATGCATATGAGGGTATGGTAACTACTAGGTGGTaaagtaaaattataaaaagagTATTAACCACACTCCTAATATCATTTGAAATAACATCTCAAAATTTGTGATAGAAACAGGCCAGAAAACCATCTGATCCAGGAGCCTTAAAGGCTCCAATTAATAGAAAAAGTGGCTTGCTTGATTTCCTCCAAAGTGGGAATGGATGATAACTAGTCGACTCACTCTTAGTAGTCCCGGATTTTGCAATTCCTTATTTTGCCATATGGTTAACTCAGATTGACATGAAATTTTGCACGTTCCACAAAATTCTATTGTTATCTGATTTCACATATGGCAGACCTAAGGTGGTCGTTGGTGAGGTTATTTCCTCAATGTCCATGTGGAAAAATCAGgtccttttaattttcatctGCGGTACGTTTTGTACCATTTTCCTCAAAATCCATATCCACCACgggggataaagatcctctgCGGTACACCATCGGGCGGTGCAGTGGCAATACGATCTCCACTGCATGCCACGTGGTGTACTAAAATCCAACGCTTTAAAATGCTTCACCAATTTTCAAATGGAAATACTCATTTGACACAAACCCGACTCCCTGAAATGACCCATTTCTAATTAAAAAATGGGTTAAAAAAATTTCCTAGTGCACGAGCGAAATCGAAATCCTTCAGTGTCCTCTTCCCCTGCGCAAGGGTTTTCACCCAACAGATGAAACTTTTGAACTCCTCTAGCGGCAGCGATCTTCTTGCTTCAGACAATTTGTAGAGAGGGCAAGGAGGAAGCATTTTTACTTCAAGGTATGTTTTTCCCCATTCATCTAAGACAAGGTAGTCTAAGAATTCAAAATCATAAGCTTCAGCAAACTCATTTTTTGTAGAATTTGTGGATTGGAAAGTGGAAACATACATTTGGGGATATGTTTATagttgcattttttattttatattcgaGACTTGGGGGCTACTATTACCGTCCAGAACAGGATATCAAACTGccaagaaggaagggagaagtAAGAGCAGAGTAGAACTGAAGGAAATAGAATAGAgaataagaacaaaagaaagaagaagaactaagAGGAACTCACCTGAGAAGATAGGACTGGATCGatgaagaaggggaagaaggccACTAGGGCAGCAAACAGTCAAACGACagtaacaataaaaaaaaccattttttagcTGGTCAATGCCTTCAGGTTACATGAAACTATATTAAgacaaagaaaaaattttaaccATAACCTACTAGATTAGCCCAATGTCGTCTCTGTTAGAAAATTGATATCAAAAGAAGGAGAGGACAGAGAGatagcctgagtcgaacgagtACGCTCTGTCCTtatcgttctgtccttaagacagtagtTGCACTCTATTACTACACTGGGTTGCAGCAAATCTGCTTCCTAAGATAAAACAGACTGGACTGATTACTGATTTGCAGAGATAGTAATCACTTAAAACTATCAGAGAATTGAGATTTTGTTAATGCCTGACTGACTGAAATTGTACCACAAAAATTGAATGATTTGGGCTGTCAATTTCATCTCTATTTATAATggtggatgtatcccttcaagacACCTCAGGGAATGGATGTGTCCATTGACATGAGTGGATAGGATTAAAAGGTTCTAATCCAAGCACTTATATGTAAGTGCCTCTTGaagataccccatggtgtaggtatgtctcttggagatacctcatggtgtaggtgtgtctcttggAGATATCCCATGGTGTAGATGTGTCTCTTGgatcaatggattagattaaaagattccaatccaagtgttatgaatgcacctatacaaatagatatgtctctttgaagatacatgtcccttggatatgtctctttgaagatacatgtcccttagatatgtctctttgaagatacataTCCCTTAGTCAAAAAACcaggccaacattgaaccaaagaatgacccaaaaccgtccacacaattattgaaaaaattccaataGTCCCTTACTTAAAAAAACactaataaaagaaagagaatagagTGTACAAACTTATTGCAGCATTGAATCCAAATGCAATCACTAAATCCCATCCATTAATGTTTCTGCTGCAAGAATTTGATATCTCAAGTCAAGAGCAGAAGTGCATTAGGTATAGTATTTTAGTATTTTGAAATGATCCGTAGAGCCTGCAAATGGTGCTTATTTGGAGACAACTTGTGCTTTGAACATGAGTTGTTATAGGGTCACAGCCACAAAACGGGTTTTAGATCGGGTACACCAGCaaatgagtattttttttttttttttggagacaagAGGGGTATCcaactttaggccgactaaatcccaccggctcgtacatgaccccgtGCCACGCACAAACCGGGAGCtcgggccctagtgagccttaggcagggtggccccaagaaattataccaagcgaaggtttgatcacgagacctcgcttcctgagggggagtctcatgtcccctccaagccagctgTGCTAACCCCTTGAGGTTAGCAAATGAGTATTTTCGTAAGGGGAAATGGGTATTAATTATTGAGCGTTGGATTTTAGTACACCATGTGGCGTGCAGTGAAGGTTGCACCACCATTGCACCGCCTGATGGTGTACCGCAGAGGATCTTTATCCACGTTGGGTTTCTGTACTGAAATCGATTCAAAGTTACCGATTGACACCTATAACAGAGCCTTTCCCCTTTTAAAAAAGGGTGTGTCTGTTTGTAACCATGACAGAATTTGTAACCGGACTTTATGTACCCTTAAATAGAATGCATTTTGTATGATTTGAAGGCACATAATGTAATTTCACAttgacatattttttttcttctgtttttcttcctCCCGATTCAATCGCCGGTGTGAAACCCGTTGGCCTCTGTTTGTTTCAGAAGTTAATccttcccaaatcccaactcACCCCCCCGTTTTGCATCCAAGGCCGCTCCCTCCGAGCCGAGTATGGCGGGGTGGGGCAGGGGATTAACACAGAGAGAAATTAAAGGGTGGAGGTGGGAGTGGGGATGGTTTTTTAGAGGAGGCCGGGAAGATTTTGCAGAATGGGGGAATGGGTGGAGGCATGGATTGAGTGGCAATCTGAAGGTGTTGTGAGGTTGTTGGAAATGGAGAGTAATAATGGGGTTGCTGCAAGTAGGCTTGTGAGGCTTTGTTTtgattattgttaaaaaatggTAGTGTTCCTTCGATTTTGGGTTAGTTTTCAGAGATTTTGAAATAATTTCAGTTGATATTCATGATCCCTATTGGTTGTATTTCGAAGGCTATATGCACTGTATATCAATCCTCATAATTTCAATGGTACTAGCTTAGTATTCCATTGGGACTGCTTGATTTAACCAAAGAGGTTTTTGAGACATTTGACTGCAGAAATCGTGAAACCTGTACCAATCCCACTACACTTAATTTTACAGATATAAAATCTTGGCAAATCCCGTGTTGTTCCAACTAGTCCAATTGGGATCTGTTGTGTTGGTTATGATTGGAACCATAACCTTCATTACAAGGCCATATTGATAGACGAAGAACTTGCAGGGGCAATTCTTCTCCGGCAAGCACCACCCTGTAGTCGAACACCCACCCAACCATGAGACCCGAATGTTGCAAGTGGCAGCAGGGTAGGGAGTCGTAGGAGTTAAGACAGAGGAAAGGAGTGGGAGTGGGAGAGGGAGCCATAGCCAGGGAGGGGAGAGCGAGGAAAGGAGAGCCAGAtccggagatggagaagaaggggagaaccGGAGGAGTAGATAGGAGGAGGTTTTTGaggaaaactataaaaaaaacacCATAATTTTAGGGGTTGACAAGTATAATGGGATGGGCAAATAAGTCCGGTTCCAACAATGGTTACAAACAGTTTTATCCTTTAAAAAATAACATTAGATGTCTTTTTCTGTCATTTTcggtagaatttttttttttttcttttcatttaattttaatttgatCTAGGGAGAGAGACATCTATGAGTGACATAATCGCTgcccttttatatatatatatatatatatatctttcaATTGTTTAACTTTAAGGATAAAAGCAAGGGAGCGATGGGCAGTAGCCGCAGTACCCGGGATCTGACATTAACTAGTGTATAGTGTGATTTATGTGGTAcactgcctctctctctctaagatttttttattaataaaacgGATACTGTACCTTCCTTAAGCCTTAAGGGCCCACCAATTGTGATGCGGATAACCTGAAAGTGGGCTGCACGCCTGCACCTCGTCCTTTTTCAGACTTCATTTGCTTCCATGGATAAGAAACTATTCTCAGCCTTAAATGTCCTCTGGAATTGTGAGTATATATAGATAGAcatgttgagagagagagagagagagatggaaaagaaAGCTTGCAGAGACCATGTGTTGGTGCTTCCATTCCCAAGCCAAGGCCACATAAACCCAACCCTCCAATTCTCTAAACGTTTAGTCTCAAAAGGCCTGAAAGTCACACTGGCTGTAACCATCTTCATCTCCAAATCCAGTTCAGTTGGTATTGAAACCATCTCTGATGGCTTCGATGATGATGGTTTTACAAAAGCCGATAGCGTCCAGACCTACCTCTCTTGTTTAAAAGAAAGAGGTTCACAAACCTTAACTGAGCTCATAAACAAACTAAATGACTCAGGTTACCCAATCAAGTGCCTTGTGTATGACTCATTCTTACCATGGGCTTTAGATGTAGCCAAAGCGTTTGGGTTGGTTACTGCCTCATTCTTCACTCAGTCTTGTGCAGTTGATAACATATACTACCATGTTCAAAGGGGACTTCTCAGCATCCCACCACCGGACCAGAGTAGTACTGTTTCAGTTCCTGGGCTCCCACCACTTCAACCACAAGACTTGCCATCTTTTCTTTATGTGGTAGGATCTTATCCCGCTTACATGTCACTTGTTGTGAATCAATTCTCTAACATAGATGAAGCAGATTGGGTTCTTGTGAACACCTTCGACAAATTGGAGATTGAGGTGACTATTGAAACATTTCAACTtcgttcaatttttttttatattccaaataaagatttttagttttctgtccagccgtggcgggagctggacggTCCAGCGCTGGGAAACCACCCCGAAAACAGggatggggtggtcattttacatgtggggcccaggtgggacccacctgtgaaatgaccatcccacccttGTTTTTACTATCGTTTAGCGGGGCTGGACGctccaactcccgccacggCTATACAAAATCCTTTTCCGCTAATTGTGGGGATGAGTTTCTTGTGGAGGCATCAATAGGAAGggcatttccacctttcatagaGAGCAGGGCAGTCATTTCTCCCTTCTTTGTGTCTGGGCGTGGACACTACACTTGGGTTACTTTGTTGCTTATAAGTTTGATCTCTCTTTTAAGGTGGTGGAGTGGATGGCGAAACTCTGGCGTTTGAGGACGATTGGACCAACTTTACCATCCATGTACTTGGAGAAGGGGATAGAAGATGATAAAGACTACAATCTTAATCTCTTCAATCCAAACACTACTGTGTGTATGAACTGGTTAAATAATAGGCTAAGTGGAACGGTTGTCTATGTATCATTTGGGAGCATGGCTGCGCTTGGAGTTGAGCAGATGGAAGAACTAGCATTGGGTTTGAGGAGAAGCAATAGCTACATCTTATGGGTGGTGAGGGCATCAGAGAGAGACAAGCTCAGTAACAAGTTTGTGGATGAAGCATCAGAGAAGTGTTTGGTGGTGTCATGGTGCCCTCAGTTAGACGTGTTAGCCCACAAGGCAATAGGATGCTTTGTTACACACTGTGGATGGAATTCTACTCTAGAGGGATTGAGCTTAGGAGTTCCAATGGTTGGACTGCCACAGTGGACAGATCAAACCACTAATGCCAAGTATGTTGAGGATGTTTGGGAAGTAGGAATTAGGGCTCGGGTGGATGACAAAGGGATTgtaaaaaaagaagaggtagAGCGTTGCATAAGGGAAACTATGgagggaaagagaggagaagtgATTAAGAAGAATGCCATCAAATGGAAGAATTTGGCTAAAGAAGCAGTGGATAAAGGTGGAAGTTCAGATAATAATATTGATGAATTTGTAGCTCAATTAGTTTCTACCTAATATGAATTCGATTGCTTAATAAGAATTCCCATATTTTATTTCTCCCCCTTGTTATTTACCCTTTCTCCTTCTAGGGTTTGGTGTATCCTTGAGCTTCTTTGAATGTAAATCTCAatacaccaaaaaataaaataaaataattttatgATTTCATTTAATCAAATGGTGGGTGTCTAAGTGATTTATGTTGGACAAATTTTTGACGCTGCCCCAATTGCAGGCACTAACTAGGAATCtcgaagggtattttggaaaatacaaaaatctAAGAGAAGTATTTGTGAACTGAAAGTGGAAGGGGATTATTTCAAATTGGTGCCTGATATTATGCAATTCAATTAGGAATACACTCCAATCGACAAACCACCAACCAACCGACCAAGCGATTGTTTGCTACACTCTAGCTTATTTGCAATTTAAAAAGTTTGTGAGGATCAGTAAGATAGGTAtcttgtttattaaaaaaaaaaaaaagtaagaaaggtATCTTCTCACACCCTATTCAAGGCTACTTAAGGATAATGTTAAGAGCCTGTCCCTATTGTTGTTCCCTAGAATTCTTAAGTGCATGCATCTTAGGGGAGGTTTGGATGCATATAGCAGGAACAATTGGGACTATGCATGTCAAAAAGTTACATGCCCTCAATTTCCATAGGTTTGCTTGTGTTAATTAAAACATGGAATTGAACTTAATTTATATGCAATCTTTCCGAACTACTCATCGATCATCATCACGTACTCATTAGTCAAATAAAAATCAGTTTACCTTCATCACTAATGGGTAGGAATGACTTATTTAAGCACTGCAATATAATAGATAAGGTGGGCCACATTGCCTCTCCATTATTGTGTGGTTGATGAGATGGATTTCTCCTCTTAATCTCATGTGTCCCCCAATAATGgcgaccttctctctctctcttttgtgttACATACAATGCATGTGGTTTATTGAATAAATCTATATAGCTATAAGATGGTAGTTAAGTTACTATTTCTGGCTTATTATAAGTGGGATTATTATGATGTACATCTTCAACACGTCTCTTTTCtatatattattatttggaGGAGGGCATGCAGTCGCTATTCAGAACCAGTGGAGGTAGCTAGTAAAGAATTAGGTGATTTTGTAGGAGCTTGGACAGATGCTATCTAGCCTTCCATCAATTAAGTTAGATTTATGAGTGTTGGAAATTTGGAATTGAATTCATGAGTTTTATTCAAAGGACAGAGGAGCTCATAGAGTCACAAAGTAAGAGAAACTGGAGTAGAAGAAAGATATAGAGCTGGTGGGATCCATAAATACCTCATCAAATTATTTTgggcttttttttctttcaaatctttGAAGTTTGATTCAAACTTACGTTGCTTTCCTTTAGCCTATGTTGCAGTCTTTTTCTTAAATATTGTCcattaataaaatattcaagCTTCTCCCTTTCATTGGATATTTAATGGTGACGGGCAGGGACTTAAACTCTGTTTTTTAATGGTGTGGGCAAGGATAATAGGGCAAACGTTTTCCAGGAAAATTTGTTTTATTGGATGATTCTATGTTTTATTTATGCAATTttcctacatttttttttggataattttcagtttcaaaccctaaatgatttggggaagattagggcaatttggtcactttattctttaattttggtggatttttatcataagggcattttggtcattagattcccagACTAATGGACTGGACTAAAGTGTTACAAaatttggaaagtaggggtgcatttggaattagtgaaagttcaggggTGCATTTGTACATATGGGCAATTAGAGGGGACATTTGAAATAAAAcccaatttttatcctctcaagtgctgTGCACTACCcggtgcaccacacttgagcaTCCGACGGTGGTCATAAGGCCGAGAGGATGACCTTTAAAGGTGCATTACGTGCACTGTCGGATGCACAAGTGAGGTTCTtgggcagtgcaccgcacttgagaggataaagatccctgcCTGATCGCGTGAATCCTCCGTCCAGACATAGGATTGCGTGAAATCATCACCTCGCCTCTTCTGAAAATTAAAAATCCTACCTATATTGATGCCCTTGCGCATGTTCTCATTGACCGCAGcgttggtgcaggggctacacaacTAGACAGAAatatcttgttttttttaaggggaaaaCACTTAGAACCATTTTTTGTTTCTCCCATTGGCCTCTGTGTGCAGGGCTACTCTCCCCCATAGGAAACATTTCCCCAATAGACAAgtaaaagttat
This window harbors:
- the LOC122663055 gene encoding uncharacterized protein LOC122663055, giving the protein MEVLFRLLATYRELRSFKDLFVSSRFAAGTSSETSRRIGKSVAALQKTAKPLGVAKPKKQNETFDATWKMITDGRGKPLPRHLKKSETWDVPSHVIVPDSNLESAPAVANRKELRKSETFNDASSSALSASSASSRGSDGGLKREKSLSHDELNRRVETFIKKFNDDIRLQRQDSYKR
- the LOC122662737 gene encoding mogroside IE synthase-like; this encodes MEKKACRDHVLVLPFPSQGHINPTLQFSKRLVSKGLKVTLAVTIFISKSSSVGIETISDGFDDDGFTKADSVQTYLSCLKERGSQTLTELINKLNDSGYPIKCLVYDSFLPWALDVAKAFGLVTASFFTQSCAVDNIYYHVQRGLLSIPPPDQSSTVSVPGLPPLQPQDLPSFLYVVGSYPAYMSLVVNQFSNIDEADWVLVNTFDKLEIEVVEWMAKLWRLRTIGPTLPSMYLEKGIEDDKDYNLNLFNPNTTVCMNWLNNRLSGTVVYVSFGSMAALGVEQMEELALGLRRSNSYILWVVRASERDKLSNKFVDEASEKCLVVSWCPQLDVLAHKAIGCFVTHCGWNSTLEGLSLGVPMVGLPQWTDQTTNAKYVEDVWEVGIRARVDDKGIVKKEEVERCIRETMEGKRGEVIKKNAIKWKNLAKEAVDKGGSSDNNIDEFVAQLVST